Proteins encoded together in one Myxococcus stipitatus window:
- a CDS encoding MASE1 domain-containing protein, which produces MLGLAGVYFATAQLGLAMATLGGVISPVWPPTGVALAALLVRGPILWPGVFVGACLATASTGLPWPVLLGIATGNTLMPTLGALLARRLRVGVDLSRIRDVVILSAGAGAVCSIVSALLGPVSLTLGGALPRELLASGVWVWWVGDLTGVLVVAPSLLLLSRPSWPRRPGEAVALAALTTGLGASIFLFPGLQPAVAHAASFLLFPMSALAALRFGPRGAATVSLALSVVAIIGTVRGQGPFASGSTAQDLLVLQLFIVVNAVTAQLLAAASEERQRAVERLQLLATTVRGVHEGVFIAEVLGPGMLRTVFANEALGLLMGCAQDSLVGKDPCLMYGEQDARLRHRVRAAVLAGESLCVEVTVTREDGRVVSTEVLLSPVRATGGGVTHFVATHRDITATKELQARLVAAERVAAVGTLAAGVGHEINNPLAYLVLNLEAASRGLSEGGLLGIRDAQASVRGALEGAERIRLIVRDLQVFSRQGDQERTLLDLNALVPPAVRIVSHALRHRARLVEEFGPVPRVMGSEARLGQVLLNLLVNAMQAIPEGNPALHEVRVRTSTDASGRARVDVVDTGVGIPEQVLPRIFEPFFTTKPTGEGTGLGLAICQQIIRTHGGELTVRSEAGKGSVFTVLLPAAPVQVEVPPRPSARGMTAPAPSSGRRGRVLVVDDEPRLAQSMRLLLEPYHDVVTTMRGGEALALLAAGHHFDVILCDLQMPETDGATLYRRLSVMAPELTRRVVFISGGAYTPETRMFIETVPNLVLEKPVRPEVLMASVDAALDSLERERAELDDEDGPVARAGGARH; this is translated from the coding sequence ATGCTGGGGCTGGCCGGCGTGTACTTCGCGACGGCGCAGCTGGGGCTGGCCATGGCCACCCTGGGAGGCGTCATCAGCCCCGTGTGGCCGCCGACGGGCGTGGCCCTGGCGGCGCTGCTCGTGCGCGGCCCCATCCTCTGGCCCGGCGTCTTCGTGGGCGCATGTCTGGCGACGGCCTCCACGGGCCTACCGTGGCCCGTCCTGTTGGGTATCGCGACCGGCAACACGCTGATGCCGACGCTGGGCGCGCTGCTGGCGCGGCGGCTGCGCGTGGGCGTGGACCTGTCACGCATCCGTGACGTGGTCATCCTGAGCGCGGGCGCGGGCGCGGTGTGCTCCATCGTGAGCGCCCTGCTGGGCCCGGTGTCGTTGACCCTGGGCGGGGCGCTGCCCCGGGAGCTCCTGGCGAGCGGCGTCTGGGTCTGGTGGGTGGGGGATTTGACCGGGGTGCTCGTGGTGGCGCCCTCGCTCCTGCTGCTCAGCCGTCCCTCGTGGCCGCGCAGGCCGGGCGAGGCGGTGGCCCTGGCGGCGCTCACCACGGGGCTCGGCGCGAGCATCTTCCTCTTCCCGGGGTTGCAGCCCGCGGTCGCCCACGCGGCCAGCTTCCTCCTGTTCCCGATGTCGGCGCTGGCGGCGCTGCGCTTCGGGCCCCGGGGCGCGGCGACCGTGTCGCTGGCCCTCTCCGTCGTCGCCATCATCGGCACGGTGCGGGGCCAGGGCCCGTTCGCCTCCGGGAGCACGGCGCAGGACCTGCTCGTGCTCCAGCTCTTCATCGTCGTCAACGCGGTGACGGCCCAGCTGCTGGCCGCGGCGAGCGAGGAGCGCCAGCGCGCGGTGGAGCGGCTCCAGCTGCTCGCGACCACGGTGCGTGGCGTCCACGAGGGCGTCTTCATCGCGGAGGTGCTGGGGCCGGGCATGCTGCGCACGGTGTTCGCCAACGAGGCGCTGGGCCTGTTGATGGGGTGCGCCCAGGACTCGCTGGTGGGGAAGGACCCGTGCCTGATGTACGGCGAGCAGGACGCGCGGTTGCGTCACCGCGTGCGCGCGGCGGTGCTCGCGGGCGAGTCCCTCTGCGTCGAGGTCACCGTGACCCGCGAGGATGGTCGGGTCGTCTCGACGGAGGTGCTGTTGTCCCCGGTCCGCGCGACGGGCGGGGGCGTCACGCACTTCGTGGCCACCCACCGCGACATCACCGCGACGAAGGAGCTCCAGGCGCGCCTGGTGGCGGCCGAGCGGGTCGCCGCGGTGGGCACGCTCGCCGCGGGCGTGGGGCACGAAATCAACAACCCGCTGGCCTACCTGGTGCTGAACCTGGAGGCCGCGTCACGCGGGCTCTCGGAGGGGGGGCTGCTGGGCATCCGCGACGCCCAGGCCAGCGTGCGGGGCGCGCTGGAGGGCGCCGAGCGCATCCGCCTCATCGTCCGTGACCTCCAGGTGTTCAGTCGCCAGGGGGACCAGGAGCGCACGCTCCTGGACCTCAACGCGCTGGTGCCGCCGGCGGTGCGCATCGTCAGCCACGCGCTGCGCCACCGCGCGCGGCTGGTGGAGGAGTTCGGCCCGGTGCCCCGGGTGATGGGCAGCGAGGCGCGGCTGGGACAGGTGCTGCTCAACCTGCTGGTCAACGCCATGCAGGCCATCCCCGAGGGGAACCCCGCGCTGCACGAGGTGCGCGTGCGCACCAGCACGGACGCCTCCGGCCGCGCGCGCGTGGACGTGGTGGACACGGGGGTGGGCATCCCCGAGCAGGTGCTGCCGCGCATCTTCGAGCCCTTCTTCACCACCAAGCCCACGGGGGAGGGGACGGGCCTGGGGCTGGCCATCTGCCAGCAGATCATCCGCACGCATGGCGGCGAGCTGACGGTGCGCAGCGAGGCGGGCAAGGGCTCCGTCTTCACGGTGCTGCTGCCCGCGGCGCCCGTGCAGGTGGAGGTGCCGCCCCGCCCCTCGGCGCGAGGCATGACGGCGCCCGCGCCTTCCTCGGGACGACGGGGCCGCGTGCTGGTGGTGGACGACGAGCCGAGGCTCGCCCAGTCCATGCGCCTGCTCCTGGAGCCCTATCACGACGTCGTCACCACCATGCGCGGCGGCGAGGCGCTGGCGCTGCTGGCGGCGGGGCATCACTTCGACGTCATCCTCTGCGACCTGCAGATGCCGGAGACGGACGGGGCCACGCTGTACCGGCGGCTGAGCGTCATGGCGCCGGAGCTGACGCGGCGGGTGGTGTTCATCTCCGGCGGCGCGTACACGCCCGAGACGCGGATGTTCATCGAGACGGTGCCCAACCTGGTGCTGGAGAAGCCCGTGCGCCCGGAGGTGCTGATGGCGTCGGTGGACGCCGCGCTGGACTCGCTCGAGCGGGAGCGCGCGGAGCTCGACGACGAGGACGGGCCGGTGGCCCGCGCGGGTGGCGCTCGCCACTGA
- a CDS encoding putative glycolipid-binding domain-containing protein — MNFPWNANAPPSRCLRAWMWKRLDEEGSEYCELRATGSGHVLAGAVTLALEGVPCFVEYAVEVDAGWRTRSARVELRRGGEPRSLGLRVDEDQRWWHGAEEVTAFRGCVDVDLGFTPSTNTLPIRRLALAEGQSAPATAAWVRMPDLALLPLPQRYTRLGASRYRYESTTGSGFEAELDVDELGLVLRYPPAWERVAGTGR; from the coding sequence ATGAACTTCCCCTGGAACGCGAACGCGCCGCCGTCCCGATGTCTGCGCGCCTGGATGTGGAAGCGCCTGGACGAGGAGGGCAGCGAATACTGCGAGCTGCGCGCGACCGGGTCGGGCCACGTGCTGGCGGGCGCCGTCACCCTCGCGCTCGAGGGCGTCCCCTGTTTCGTGGAGTACGCCGTCGAGGTGGACGCCGGATGGAGGACGCGCTCGGCGCGCGTCGAGCTTCGTCGGGGCGGTGAGCCGCGGTCGCTCGGGCTGCGTGTCGACGAAGACCAGCGTTGGTGGCATGGCGCCGAGGAGGTCACCGCGTTCCGGGGCTGCGTCGACGTGGACCTGGGCTTCACGCCGTCGACGAACACGTTGCCCATCCGCAGGCTGGCGCTGGCGGAGGGCCAGTCCGCTCCCGCGACGGCCGCGTGGGTGCGGATGCCGGACCTGGCCCTGCTCCCGCTGCCCCAGCGCTACACGCGACTGGGCGCGTCCCGCTATCGCTACGAGAGCACCACGGGCAGCGGCTTCGAGGCCGAGCTGGACGTGGACGAGCTGGGGCTCGTCCTGCGCTATCCGCCGGCCTGGGAGCGCGTCGCGGGCACCGGGCGCTGA
- a CDS encoding helix-turn-helix transcriptional regulator yields MPRMHASVLFQAPDLQLARVTCDGHDGPRPREEGVDSERLVLALHGRFQFRDRRTRAVVSPGVGLRLRPNQPCEISHPHGGGDACLSVRGTWLRRWMEGDTAAVPIDPAAYVRLQAVLARTRHGEPVDRLQVEEALGLVLAPTQRPRGTASPRERAIAEAIAHEASLHFDAGLSVEALARAAGVSVFHACRVFRRVMGTSIHRHVQEARLRHALALVLDTRMPLAQVALETGFANQGHLGNAFQRRYGQTPGAARRGLPRPHPR; encoded by the coding sequence ATGCCGCGCATGCACGCCTCCGTCCTCTTCCAGGCGCCGGACCTCCAACTCGCGCGGGTGACGTGTGACGGCCACGACGGGCCACGTCCCCGGGAGGAGGGCGTGGACAGCGAGCGCCTCGTCCTCGCGCTCCATGGCCGCTTCCAGTTCCGCGACCGTCGCACCCGCGCGGTGGTGAGCCCCGGCGTCGGCCTGCGGCTGCGACCGAACCAGCCCTGTGAAATCAGCCACCCGCACGGCGGAGGCGACGCATGCCTCTCCGTGCGAGGGACCTGGCTGCGGCGATGGATGGAGGGAGACACCGCGGCCGTGCCCATCGACCCCGCGGCCTACGTCCGGCTCCAGGCCGTGCTCGCGCGAACCCGCCACGGCGAGCCGGTGGACCGGCTCCAGGTGGAGGAGGCGCTGGGCCTCGTGCTCGCGCCGACGCAGCGGCCCCGAGGCACGGCGAGCCCCAGGGAGCGCGCCATCGCGGAGGCCATCGCCCACGAGGCCTCGCTCCACTTCGACGCGGGCCTGTCCGTGGAGGCCCTGGCCCGGGCCGCCGGCGTCTCCGTCTTCCACGCGTGCCGCGTCTTCCGCCGCGTCATGGGGACGAGCATCCACCGCCATGTCCAGGAGGCGCGCCTGCGCCACGCGCTGGCGCTGGTGCTGGACACGCGCATGCCGCTGGCCCAGGTGGCGCTGGAGACGGGCTTCGCCAACCAGGGCCACCTGGGCAATGCCTTCCAGCGCCGCTACGGGCAGACACCGGGCGCGGCGCGACGAGGGCTCCCCCGTCCACATCCGCGCTGA
- a CDS encoding HAD family hydrolase, giving the protein MRLRAVLFDLDGTLVDSLGDIADAMNHALARHGLPTHPEVAYRHFVGEGVRELARRAVGTGREALAAPVLETYHAYYDAHLFDRTASYPGIPGMLSALAAQGVAMGVLSNKSDDFVKRLVAKLLPGVPFGAVYGERPGMPRKPDPTAALALAAELGMEPAACGFVGDTAVDMKTARAAGMYGVGVTWGFRDAHELDSHGARAVATTADELLAALREAHP; this is encoded by the coding sequence ATGCGGCTGCGCGCGGTGCTCTTCGACCTGGATGGGACGCTGGTGGATTCGCTGGGGGACATCGCCGACGCGATGAACCACGCGCTGGCGCGGCACGGCCTCCCCACGCACCCGGAGGTCGCCTACCGCCACTTCGTGGGCGAGGGCGTCCGCGAGCTGGCCCGCCGCGCGGTGGGGACCGGGAGGGAGGCGTTGGCCGCGCCCGTGCTGGAGACGTACCACGCGTACTACGACGCGCACCTCTTCGACCGGACCGCGTCCTATCCCGGCATCCCCGGGATGTTGTCGGCGCTGGCCGCCCAGGGCGTGGCGATGGGCGTGCTGAGCAACAAGTCGGATGACTTCGTGAAGCGGCTGGTCGCGAAGCTGCTGCCCGGGGTGCCGTTCGGCGCGGTGTATGGAGAGCGGCCGGGCATGCCTCGCAAGCCGGACCCGACGGCGGCGCTGGCGCTGGCGGCGGAGCTGGGGATGGAGCCCGCGGCGTGTGGCTTCGTGGGCGACACGGCGGTGGACATGAAGACGGCGCGCGCGGCGGGGATGTACGGCGTGGGCGTGACGTGGGGCTTCCGCGACGCGCACGAGCTGGACTCCCACGGCGCGCGCGCGGTGGCCACCACGGCGGACGAGCTGCTGGCGGCCCTGCGCGAGGCCCACCCCTGA
- a CDS encoding ExbD/TolR family protein, which translates to MAIKVPGKRYGKRLQHSKVFGHGAAHAKRSGYADLLITPLVDMFVIIVLFLIANFSATGEVLMMTKDIQLPEAVNVKEVEMHPVVMVSGDQVSVSGTIVGRVEDLTKDEYLNIPALEEKLRDMKKQFEDLHAMANDAANTFKGDINIQAHKDVEYAIIKRVMFSCATAGYNNINFAVLTTSGGDGATASAAAAPH; encoded by the coding sequence ATGGCCATCAAGGTTCCAGGCAAGCGGTACGGCAAGCGCCTCCAGCACTCCAAGGTGTTCGGACACGGCGCCGCCCACGCCAAGCGCAGCGGCTACGCCGACCTGCTCATCACTCCGCTGGTCGACATGTTCGTCATCATCGTGCTCTTCCTCATCGCGAACTTCTCCGCGACGGGCGAGGTGCTGATGATGACCAAGGACATCCAGCTTCCGGAGGCGGTCAACGTCAAGGAAGTGGAGATGCACCCGGTCGTCATGGTGTCCGGTGACCAGGTCAGCGTGTCCGGCACCATCGTCGGTCGCGTCGAGGACCTCACCAAGGACGAGTACCTCAACATCCCCGCGCTGGAGGAGAAGCTGCGGGACATGAAGAAGCAGTTCGAGGACCTCCACGCCATGGCGAACGACGCGGCGAACACGTTCAAGGGCGACATCAACATCCAGGCCCACAAGGACGTGGAGTACGCCATCATCAAGCGGGTGATGTTCAGCTGCGCCACGGCGGGCTACAACAACATCAACTTCGCGGTGCTCACCACGAGCGGCGGCGACGGTGCCACGGCCAGCGCGGCGGCGGCGCCTCACTGA
- a CDS encoding ExbD/TolR family protein translates to MAGGMDTGQGGKGGKKPLDTAINLTAFIDLMAVTISFLIMTAVWTQIGRLQVSQAGGPSMEEEQPPQETKTVQLTLLITPSEMRLTADQTTFDPIPLTKDPKGKTDLTKLAARFKELKSQLPDQTSITLQPEDKVRYEDLVRIIDECIGNGLPQVSVTAAMG, encoded by the coding sequence ATGGCCGGCGGAATGGACACAGGTCAAGGTGGCAAGGGTGGCAAGAAGCCGCTCGATACCGCCATCAATCTGACCGCTTTCATCGACCTGATGGCCGTGACCATCAGCTTCCTCATCATGACGGCCGTCTGGACGCAGATCGGCCGTCTGCAGGTCTCCCAGGCTGGAGGTCCCTCCATGGAGGAGGAGCAGCCGCCCCAGGAGACCAAGACGGTCCAGCTCACGCTGCTCATCACGCCCTCGGAGATGCGGCTGACGGCGGACCAGACCACGTTCGATCCGATTCCCCTCACCAAGGACCCGAAGGGCAAGACGGACCTGACCAAGCTGGCGGCGCGCTTCAAGGAGCTCAAGTCGCAGCTGCCGGACCAGACGTCCATCACCCTCCAGCCCGAGGACAAGGTCCGTTACGAGGACCTGGTCCGCATCATCGACGAGTGCATCGGCAATGGGTTGCCCCAGGTGTCGGTGACCGCGGCGATGGGCTAG
- a CDS encoding MotA/TolQ/ExbB proton channel family protein, with protein MNLGFLTNLAVLANTGGPERGFFEEVARRWEAGQWGMYPIAVCLVVALSIMVERTIVLFGKASINKEAFLRGLKKHIYAGDLDKAINYVAGQKATPLTSVIKAGLMNVPKGQDEVQAALDEATLRETPRLEARSGYLAMLGNAAMLAGLLGTVSGLIACFEAVANVNPADKATILANGISEAMNCTGFGLVTAIPCLIAFSVLMGRTQSLINDINETSVSVLNLIVANKDKFKNLNIPAARDHHDD; from the coding sequence ATGAACCTGGGGTTTTTGACGAATCTGGCCGTGCTCGCGAACACCGGCGGTCCCGAGCGGGGCTTCTTCGAGGAAGTCGCCAGGCGTTGGGAGGCCGGTCAGTGGGGTATGTACCCCATCGCCGTGTGTCTCGTGGTGGCGCTCTCCATCATGGTGGAGCGCACCATCGTCCTGTTCGGCAAGGCCTCCATCAACAAGGAAGCCTTCCTGCGCGGCCTGAAGAAGCACATCTATGCCGGTGACCTGGACAAGGCCATCAACTACGTGGCCGGCCAGAAGGCCACCCCGCTGACCAGCGTCATCAAGGCGGGCCTGATGAACGTCCCCAAGGGCCAGGACGAGGTCCAGGCGGCCCTGGACGAGGCCACCCTGCGCGAGACGCCCCGCCTCGAGGCGCGCAGCGGCTACCTCGCGATGCTCGGCAACGCGGCCATGCTCGCCGGTCTGCTCGGCACGGTGTCCGGCCTCATCGCCTGCTTCGAGGCGGTGGCCAACGTGAACCCGGCCGACAAGGCGACCATTCTCGCCAACGGTATTTCGGAAGCCATGAACTGCACGGGCTTCGGTCTGGTGACGGCGATTCCCTGCCTCATCGCCTTCTCCGTGCTGATGGGCCGCACCCAGTCGCTGATCAACGACATCAACGAGACCAGCGTCTCCGTGCTCAACCTCATCGTGGCGAACAAGGACAAGTTCAAGAACCTGAACATCCCCGCCGCCCGGGACCACCACGACGACTGA
- a CDS encoding general secretion pathway protein GspE codes for MARKRIGELLLEQRAITVAQLEAGLSAHRKSGQRLGATLIAQGAITEATLAGALSQALGMPQVDLAAVTPEWAAVHMLRARFCEQHDLFPIALESVGGRRQLVVAMSDPLNVPAVEEIEFTTGLKVAVRVAALSAVRGAILRYYHKVPVTPAGGAPSAAAAPRPARPRPVAPARPAAPPSDEEVEEDEEVIVGEELPPGELTQRTSLAELIREREEKQKQKREQAATKPKPATGGGVLDDLDYLFGQAREDPDRVEELERKFWALMRIMARKGLLSKEEFTRELDSEGEGEG; via the coding sequence ATGGCGAGGAAGCGCATTGGCGAGCTGCTGTTGGAGCAGCGGGCGATCACGGTCGCGCAGCTCGAGGCGGGGCTTTCGGCCCACCGCAAGTCCGGGCAGCGACTGGGAGCAACACTCATCGCTCAGGGAGCGATTACGGAGGCGACGCTGGCGGGCGCGTTGAGCCAGGCGCTGGGCATGCCCCAGGTGGACCTGGCGGCGGTGACGCCGGAGTGGGCCGCGGTGCACATGCTGCGGGCGCGCTTCTGCGAGCAGCACGACCTGTTCCCCATCGCGCTGGAGAGCGTGGGCGGGCGCCGCCAGCTCGTGGTGGCGATGAGTGATCCACTCAACGTTCCGGCGGTGGAGGAGATCGAGTTCACCACCGGACTGAAGGTGGCGGTGCGGGTGGCGGCGCTGTCCGCGGTGCGCGGCGCCATCCTGCGCTACTACCACAAGGTCCCCGTGACGCCGGCGGGTGGAGCCCCCTCGGCGGCCGCCGCGCCCCGTCCCGCGCGCCCCCGCCCCGTGGCGCCCGCGCGTCCGGCCGCGCCCCCGTCGGACGAGGAGGTGGAGGAGGACGAGGAGGTCATCGTCGGCGAGGAGCTGCCGCCGGGCGAGCTGACCCAGCGCACGTCGCTGGCGGAGCTGATCCGCGAGCGCGAGGAGAAGCAGAAGCAGAAGCGCGAGCAGGCCGCGACGAAGCCGAAGCCCGCCACCGGCGGCGGCGTGCTGGACGACCTGGACTACCTCTTCGGACAGGCCCGCGAGGACCCGGACCGCGTGGAGGAGCTGGAGCGCAAGTTCTGGGCGCTGATGCGCATCATGGCGCGCAAGGGCCTGCTGTCGAAGGAGGAGTTCACCCGCGAGCTGGACAGCGAGGGTGAGGGCGAGGGCTGA
- a CDS encoding ATP-binding protein: MRLPDGPGPEAFQAFFEALDAPAAVCDASLRLVTANDAFHRFCLDHQFSLEDVTRTLAGACVPADGASCDVALGLAGLSGAVLTLSRRGDVVAVRARNDPELARNRLVVAEKALLEQARTEGVLLDLGRSVAEVGGEEELVAAVARGVKELFPGRSFCIRITDSRTGGLTSLYAEGRLKEGAHEPLVLLQRAVEKLNLGRAALPQGRVAVLGEVPLLFVGSTHGVSAPLVASGQLFGAINMEYPEGFEADVQHDERVLLQLASQVAVAVKNAKLIDELTFVRKYLEDLLEKANALILVANRDKQVVVFNQALSALTGFRKEDVLGKDIFWLVPESEHLRLSQVIAAAIRGESVNSFETRLLARDGGEVRVSFATSSMLAHHGEVEGVIAIGQDITVVKELEKRIIHAEKLASIGQLAASVVHEINNPMTAVATYADALLQRSRTTPGANPADQEKLRKILESSHRILRFTRDLVSYARPAQDKPERVQLNAVVDMAVGFCEHVVAQARVSVHREYMELPPLSAVRANLVQVFVNLITNACHAMQPGGAVYLSTRRDGQEAVVTVRDTGTGIDPRHLQRIFEPFFTTKPEGRGTGLGLSICQGIVENHGGRLTVESAVGAGTTFTVRLPLSVE, from the coding sequence ATGCGCCTCCCGGATGGACCGGGACCCGAAGCCTTCCAGGCCTTCTTCGAGGCGCTGGACGCCCCCGCCGCCGTATGTGACGCGTCGCTGCGGCTGGTGACGGCGAACGACGCCTTCCATCGCTTCTGCCTGGACCACCAGTTCTCCCTCGAGGACGTCACGAGGACGCTCGCGGGGGCCTGTGTCCCCGCCGACGGCGCCAGCTGCGACGTGGCGCTGGGGCTGGCCGGGCTGTCGGGCGCGGTGCTCACGCTGTCTCGCCGGGGCGACGTGGTGGCGGTGCGCGCGCGCAACGACCCGGAGCTGGCGCGCAACCGGCTGGTGGTGGCGGAGAAGGCGCTGCTGGAGCAGGCGCGCACGGAGGGCGTGCTGCTCGACCTGGGCCGCAGCGTGGCGGAGGTCGGCGGCGAGGAGGAGCTGGTGGCCGCGGTGGCGCGCGGGGTGAAGGAGCTGTTCCCCGGGCGCTCGTTCTGCATCCGCATCACCGACTCGCGCACCGGCGGGCTCACCTCGCTCTACGCGGAGGGGCGCCTGAAGGAGGGCGCGCACGAGCCGCTGGTGCTGCTCCAGCGCGCGGTGGAGAAGCTGAACCTGGGCCGCGCCGCGCTGCCCCAGGGCCGCGTGGCCGTGCTGGGCGAGGTGCCGCTGCTGTTCGTCGGCAGCACCCACGGCGTCAGCGCGCCGCTGGTGGCCAGCGGTCAGCTCTTCGGCGCCATCAACATGGAGTACCCGGAGGGCTTCGAGGCGGACGTGCAGCACGACGAGCGCGTCCTGCTCCAGCTCGCCAGCCAGGTGGCCGTGGCGGTGAAGAACGCCAAGCTCATCGACGAGCTGACGTTCGTGCGCAAGTACCTGGAGGACCTGCTGGAGAAGGCCAACGCCCTCATCCTGGTGGCCAACCGGGACAAGCAGGTGGTGGTGTTCAACCAGGCGCTCAGCGCGCTCACCGGCTTCCGGAAGGAAGACGTGCTGGGCAAGGACATCTTCTGGCTGGTCCCGGAGAGCGAGCACCTGCGGCTGTCCCAGGTCATCGCCGCCGCCATCCGCGGCGAGTCGGTGAACAGCTTCGAGACGCGGCTGCTCGCGCGTGACGGCGGAGAGGTGCGGGTGTCCTTCGCCACGTCGTCCATGCTCGCCCACCACGGCGAGGTCGAGGGCGTCATCGCCATCGGCCAGGACATCACCGTGGTGAAGGAGCTGGAGAAGCGCATCATCCACGCGGAGAAGCTGGCCTCCATCGGGCAGCTCGCCGCCAGCGTGGTGCACGAAATCAACAACCCCATGACGGCGGTGGCCACGTACGCGGACGCGCTGCTCCAGCGCTCGCGCACCACCCCCGGGGCCAACCCCGCGGACCAGGAGAAGCTGCGCAAGATCCTGGAGAGCAGCCACCGCATCCTGCGCTTCACGCGCGACCTGGTCAGCTACGCGCGCCCGGCGCAGGACAAGCCGGAGCGGGTGCAGCTCAACGCCGTGGTCGACATGGCCGTGGGCTTCTGCGAGCACGTCGTGGCGCAGGCGCGCGTCAGCGTCCACCGCGAATACATGGAGCTGCCGCCGCTGTCCGCGGTGCGCGCCAACCTGGTGCAGGTCTTCGTCAACCTCATCACCAATGCCTGCCATGCGATGCAGCCGGGCGGCGCGGTGTACCTCTCCACGCGGCGAGACGGGCAGGAGGCGGTGGTGACGGTGCGCGACACCGGCACGGGCATCGACCCCCGCCACCTCCAGCGCATCTTCGAGCCCTTCTTCACCACCAAGCCGGAGGGTCGGGGCACCGGCCTGGGACTCTCCATCTGCCAGGGCATCGTGGAGAACCACGGCGGCCGCCTCACCGTGGAGAGCGCGGTGGGCGCGGGCACGACCTTCACCGTGCGGCTGCCGCTGTCGGTGGAGTAG